Within Takifugu flavidus isolate HTHZ2018 chromosome 12, ASM371156v2, whole genome shotgun sequence, the genomic segment acctgcgaaaGAAGGACAAGCCATTGGGCGTTGACTTCTTCTGAGGAAGCTCTGATTGCTGCTGCGAtctgagctgctggttgagGATGATCTGGATATCGTCCtgaggaaagggaggaggaaactGAGATCTTCCCTGAGCACAATAACTTCATTAAAGTACTCTTTCTTAAGGCTAAGTTTAGATTTATTAACATTCAATAGAGACATTTTTTATGATTCACAGTGGATTTAGATAGTTTAGTACTTTAGAGCTGATCCTGTAATTCAGATTTCTATCTCACTATTAAGGATTACCAGCATCCAGTCAAGGCAAAGGTACTGGCCCCCACCCACCTGCCAGGCCTCCAATTCCTGCGACAGCTCCAATTTGCGTTGGATGGCTTCTAGTAACTGGTTGTTAAGAGACATCATGTCGTTTTTACTCCTCACCAACTCAGCTTCTATCAGGTTTTTCCTGCCAATTAAAAggttaaaatgtcatttaagtgTGGCTGCAAAAGAAAATGTCTAAATGTCATGTTTAATGAGTGATGTTTAAGGACTGAAATGACTCAACATCATGTTTAATGGGAATataggatggggggggggggggtcagagtcTCACTTTGCTATAGCTTCATCACGGTCTCTGATTGCCTGTTTGACGACTTCAGCCTTCTCCTGTGAGCTCACCAGGTCATTCCTCAGCtcagtgttttcctgctgcagcaagatgttctggaggaggaagtcAGTAAGATCGGACCACGTTTAAAACTAAAACATgtcttctttcatttaaaaaatgtggatgtcccccccccccccacaaaggCATAATTTAAATGCTTAAACATAAAATCATCGGATATttgttgaaaaacaaaaaggctaACAGAGATGCACGATTGTTCTCCATGCACATTCGTAACCTGAGTTACCTGATCTCTCAGCTCCTGTGCGGCTCTCAAAGTCCCACAGTGATCACCCGTGTGATCAACAAAAGCTTGATTCAGGCCCTGACACACAGAAACCAACAAAAGGATCAGGTATCAGCCCTAGATTCACACAAAACGTAACTATTGGCCTAGTTCATTGAGGGTGCAGGACACAATATTTAGTTGCAAGGATAAACACCTGTTACTGATCTGACTGGAATACAAAGGTTAAATGACATAACTGGGTAACTGTTTGGTATCAGTTACAACAATTCAGCGGCCTCCGAAGCAGAAACGTGCACGAAAACATGGTTCATTTTGTCGTTTAAAAGATTGCTTAACAGCCACTGATTCAGTGACTGATCAGATCAATGTGATGTTACACTGTGtgttaatattttctgtttctgaaatgAGCAAATTACACTTTGTTACTTTTATTATGCATCATTAAATCTCATGGTTCCAGATTTCTATACAGAGCCTTTTACCTGTATTTTGAAAGAGATGCAGGTATTTAATTCCAGAATTGGGAGTGGGACGCCTTTGCTTCACACTGCTGCTCACCTGAGTCTGGGCTGTCTGTGCGAAGGTTTGGGCCACCCccttcagctgctgcaacaTAACCCGCAGGTCCTCCTGATGATCCTCCCCATCCGATCTCTCTGAATTGCTCGGGTCCGGTGCCAGTgggagcagaagctgaaggatgGACTCCAGTTCTTGCTTCATCTAGGTGGAACAGGACAGAAAGTGGGTGTGAGGGTTTATCCTGACAGCCGCAACACAATGGGAATTGCTCAGAGGATATTTCAGTGTACTGAGCCTAAAAATGCTAATGAGAAGGGGGAAACTAGGCCAGCATGTTCTCTGGCTTGTTTATGCTTGGGGTGGTACAGCAATAACCATTCAGTTAATATCTTAAAAGGAGTGGCTCCTTTAAAGGTTAGTTTTTTGTACAAGGATAAATAATCATAGTAGGAAGGATTATACATGTTTGCTGAGCTGCAACCATGTGCTGGAACTGTGCATATATTAACACGAGGAAACTCTGCTGCACTGTGGTtctcacaggaaatgaaacaaatgacTCACAAGTGCTGTTGCACATCACATTTTCCTGCCGATACGAAACAATAACAGACACCTGAGAAGAATTTCCTCCACCAATTTTTCCCACTCTCGGTCCTGATCTGCAGCAAAGCACTCTACGCCTTCGTCTCATCTCGCGTCTTACGTCAAACACACTTCACACTGTCAAGGTGAACCTGGACAAAGTGTTCTCATCACACTGTTCTTCTTAGTGCTAATGTGTCTACTGGCCTCCCTGTTATGTTTCTGTAGCACTGCTGttaatgtgttttcttcacAATGGAAGAAAACCTGTTTCAATTTATAatgcaaatgtcttttttaaacCTGATGTTGGACTGTGTCAAAACCTctgcaatgtttttttttgtaaacagaaaaacaatcaaaactaAAACCTTGAGGACACATCAACAGATCATGATCTATGCATGAATACAGTTTAAATGCACAACAGTGTATGCACGAATACACAACTGTATACTGTATGTAATTAACAATTCAATCATCTGATGTATCCATCCTGCCACATTTTGCGCAGAATTCCAGGATCCAGAAGAAACTGCTGAACTCTGAAGAAATGAATTCTTCTTCtcagctgcagaagctgttCTATGCAGAGAGTATATGAAGGCCTCATCATTTGCATTCTGTTTGCTACAATCTGGATTTGTACAAAGAGACATCAGATAaattctacctattctctcatctacctgtcctcccactTCTCCTCTATCTCTatccagccggccatcagcaggagggtccccctacatgagcctggtcctgctcaaggtttcttcctgttaaaggggagtttttccttgccactgttgcttgttggggttcaggccctgggattctagaaacaattctgattgtaacagatgctatataaataaagattgatttgattgattgataaattAATAACAAACCCCACCTGTGGACCAAATGCTGAGAATCAAACTAGCTACAGTTCCCATTTTTACTATTTATTTGTAAAGGGGGGTCATGTTCAATTTCTAACATAAACGTCACCATTTGATGCAATCTACCAGATTAGCTAAattttcatctgcagccaaGAGGGAGTTAATAGACTACCAATTAAAAGACATGATGAAGAGAAGCATGAAGGCAGAAACCCCCAACATATACAGTTTCAAGGCTATCGTGTGTCAACAGTGATGGCCTGACCTCCTCCTTACTGACTCCCATGTCTGCTGCTGCCAGGCTGATCTCCAGTTCGGACAGCAAGGAGACGTCCCCATGGCTCCCGGCCTCCTGCAGCGACACCTTCTCCTGGAGGTCCTCAAcctgatcctgcagctgctgcgagCGACTCTTTGCTACTTCCACTTCTTGCCAGGCCTGGGCGAGCTGAAAACACGGGACGCCGCATGAAATAACATGCATTAAAACGTCAGTAAATGTAGCTTGAATGAGATCCGTCACAGGTGCCACTTGAAAGACTGTCACATGACACGTACATGGAAAGTCGACTTTTGCATGGTGAAAAACATCCTGAAGTTCCAGATTCCAGGGCTCTGACCCAACATGAAACTAAACAAACATGACTGGAATCCAGCACTACCAGAGAAAGTAATCAAGACGGGTTTGAGCCGATTTTTGCAGCATTGTGCTCCACAACATCCTCGAAACTCAAGAGGAAAGTGCCCTTTGCTCCTGAAGCTCGTTCACTGAACTAGCAATCCTCCATGTTTTGCATCGCATCCACGCGTGTCTCAGCACAAGTGGGTCAAGGATTTGAATAGTGTGTTACCTGTTGGGTGTGCTGCTGGTTGAGTTGGTCGTGCCGTGCCAGACGCGCCTGTAAAGAGGCCAAATTCGCCCTCAGCTCGGTGTTTTCTTGACACGTGCTCTCCAAACGCTCCTCCAGCAGCCGCTCTTTCTGAGTCAGCCGAAGCACCTGCAGGGCAGAAGCAAACACACGTCAG encodes:
- the si:ch211-235m3.5 gene encoding BICD family-like cargo adapter 1, with the protein product MDRLDAWSLKSRSLDLGKNFYLEYGAEEITDYRDPGELLAALKQKEEEVILAAQLGNALLLENQQLKDQSDKLHEQYADTLEDLEQSKHDLRLKLEGCQSQWESQVSDLERDARELSAQVERLTGALAEAERDKVQAQRERDEQTQRLREQLDTAVEVERAMSNELQALKQELQRNGGYNRLQDEELISAMREQVLRLTQKERLLEERLESTCQENTELRANLASLQARLARHDQLNQQHTQQLAQAWQEVEVAKSRSQQLQDQVEDLQEKVSLQEAGSHGDVSLLSELEISLAAADMGVSKEEMKQELESILQLLLPLAPDPSNSERSDGEDHQEDLRVMLQQLKGVAQTFAQTAQTQGLNQAFVDHTGDHCGTLRAAQELRDQNILLQQENTELRNDLVSSQEKAEVVKQAIRDRDEAIAKKNLIEAELVRSKNDMMSLNNQLLEAIQRKLELSQELEAWQDDIQIILNQQLRSQQQSELPQKKSTPNGLSFFRRSSRTASAGTRQASCSSSSFSWSSDTHPDKSQSPWKDWLRRGKVAQYGK